In Aquiflexum balticum DSM 16537, a single genomic region encodes these proteins:
- a CDS encoding porin, whose product MKNSYALIILLLLLISVPVIAQDIDEEEENGAFTFSGSADVYFRKNFNGPSKGEFAQSPVTSFGNLPGFSLGMFNLKSTYQGKNVGVVADLVFGPRGEDAVFRSPMNTGGFGGSSQIINQLYVYWTASDAVTLTFGNFNTYLGYEVISPTGNFNYSTSYMFSYGPFSHTGIKADFTLSEKFSLMTALMNPTDMTEFNELESYSIGAQLGYTSGKGSTYLNFLYGDQDGTFDLDFPLNIGEVSAGKTFQVDLTTGFDLTDKFYLGFNTTYNTISTGEIVTPTNDVEDVSGDASGFYGAAIYLQSQLSEKLKIGARGEYFSVFNTGIDGAVGLDDAGDGNVFALTLTGNVKVSRYLTLIPELRVDTTSEATFLNNSLDPSKNLSSFLLAAVFSF is encoded by the coding sequence ATGAAAAATTCTTATGCGCTAATAATTTTACTATTATTACTAATTTCTGTACCCGTAATTGCTCAAGATATTGATGAAGAGGAAGAGAATGGTGCCTTCACTTTTTCAGGTTCTGCAGATGTTTATTTCCGAAAAAATTTTAATGGGCCTTCAAAAGGAGAGTTTGCCCAATCACCTGTTACATCTTTTGGAAATCTGCCTGGATTTTCGCTGGGCATGTTCAATCTGAAATCAACTTATCAAGGGAAAAATGTTGGCGTTGTTGCTGATTTGGTCTTTGGACCAAGAGGTGAGGACGCCGTTTTTAGATCTCCGATGAATACGGGCGGATTTGGTGGTAGTTCCCAAATAATCAATCAGCTTTATGTATATTGGACAGCATCAGATGCCGTAACCTTAACATTTGGAAATTTCAACACTTATCTGGGTTATGAAGTGATTTCACCTACGGGCAATTTCAATTATTCTACTTCTTATATGTTTTCATATGGTCCGTTTTCCCACACTGGAATAAAGGCAGATTTTACACTATCCGAAAAATTCTCATTGATGACAGCCTTGATGAATCCAACAGACATGACTGAATTCAATGAATTGGAAAGTTACTCCATAGGTGCACAATTGGGATATACAAGTGGTAAAGGAAGTACTTATTTAAATTTTCTATATGGTGACCAAGATGGGACCTTTGATTTGGATTTCCCCTTGAACATCGGTGAGGTATCGGCAGGAAAGACTTTTCAGGTTGATCTTACTACAGGGTTTGACTTGACTGATAAATTCTACCTTGGGTTTAATACCACTTATAATACTATTTCAACAGGAGAAATTGTCACTCCTACAAATGATGTTGAAGATGTCAGTGGCGATGCCTCAGGATTCTATGGAGCGGCAATTTATCTTCAATCTCAATTATCCGAAAAATTGAAAATAGGTGCTCGGGGAGAATATTTCTCAGTTTTCAATACAGGAATTGATGGTGCTGTAGGTTTGGATGATGCAGGAGATGGGAATGTGTTTGCCTTAACTTTAACAGGAAATGTAAAAGTATCAAGGTATTTAACTTTGATACCAGAACTGAGAGTGGATACAACTTCTGAGGCCACTTTCCTAAACAACTCTCTGGACCCATCTAAGAATCTTTCCTCCTTCCTTTTGGCGGCGGTTTTCTCTTTCTAA
- a CDS encoding co-chaperone GroES yields the protein MKLTPDNKLKKLIIVGDRVLIKLRKADEKTATGLYLPPGVQEKEKVQQGYIIKTGPGYPIPSPMEDNEPWKDRDENIKYIPLQAKEGDLAIFLLNGSYEVIYEGEKYFIVPQHSILMLEREEEL from the coding sequence ATGAAACTCACTCCTGACAATAAACTGAAGAAACTCATTATAGTAGGTGACCGTGTTTTGATTAAACTCAGAAAGGCGGATGAAAAAACAGCTACTGGCTTATATCTCCCTCCTGGAGTTCAGGAGAAAGAAAAAGTACAGCAAGGCTACATCATCAAAACAGGTCCGGGATATCCCATACCTTCTCCTATGGAAGACAACGAACCATGGAAAGATAGAGATGAGAACATCAAGTATATTCCTCTCCAAGCCAAAGAAGGGGATCTTGCCATTTTTCTGTTAAATGGATCTTATGAAGTGATTTATGAAGGAGAAAAATATTTTATTGTTCCGCAGCATTCAATTTTGATGTTGGAAAGAGAGGAAGAATTGTAA